CCAGTTGCTTGGGGATGTGCCATGCTGAAGTCAATGTAGAAATTACCCTTCCGGATGGCCCCAAGATCATTTATGGCAATGTTAAGGCTAAGGACGTTCCGGCCCTGGTGGAAAAGCACGTCTTGGCCGGGCAGCCGGTGATGGAGCTAGCCGTAGCCCAGGAAGGCCCTCCCCAGCGCCTGGTTCCCGGCATCCCCCATCTTTCCGAGCTGCCTTTCTTTGCCAAGCAGTCCCGGGGGGTGCTCAGGCGCTGCGGCCGCATCAACCCCGATAGCATCGAGGAATACCTGGCCACCGACGGTTACTTGGCCTTGGAAAAAGCAATTGCCGAGCTGGAGCCTGAGGACGTAATTGCTGAAGTAAAGCGCTCCGGCCTGCGGGGCCGGGGCGGGGGCGGCTTCCCCACCGGGATGAAGTGGGAATTCACCCGGCGGGCCCAGGGGGACAAGAAGTACATCGTCTGTAATGCCGACGAAGGTGATCCGGGCGCCTTTATGGACCGGAGCGTGCTGGAGGGCGACCCCCACGCCGTCCTGGAAGGAATGATTATTGCTGGCTATGCCATCGGCGCCGACGAAGGATACATCTACGTCCGGGCCGAATATCCCTTGGCGGTAAAGAGGCTGCGCCGGGCCATTGCCCAGGCTGAGGAATGGGGCTTTTTGGGCGAGAACATCTTGGGCTCGGGCTTCAATTTTGTCGTTCACATCAAGGAAGTGGCGGGCGCCTTCGTCTGTGGGGAAGAGACGGCGCTCTTGGCTTCCATTGAGGGCGAGCGGGGGATGCCCCGGGTACGGCCACCCTTTCCGGCCAATAAAGGCCTCTGGGGTAAGCCTACCAACATCAACAACGTGGAGACCTATGCCAATGTTCCCCATCTGATCCTGATGGGCGGGCTCAACTTTGCCTCGGTGGGGACACCCAAGAGCAAGGGGACCAAGGTATTTGCCATTACCGGCAAGGTTAAGCGGACCGGGCTGGCGGAAGTCCCCATGGGCATCAGCATGCGGGAGATCATCTTTGATATTGCTGGCGGCATTCAGAACGACAAGCAGTTCAAAGCGGTGCAGATCGGCGGGCCCTCGGGGGGCTGCCTCCCCACCGACCTTTTGGACCTGGCGGTAGACTATGATTCCCTGATCCAGGCCGGGGCCATGATGGGCTCAGGCGGGTTGGTGGTGATGGACGAA
This is a stretch of genomic DNA from Clostridia bacterium. It encodes these proteins:
- the nuoF gene encoding NADH-quinone oxidoreductase subunit NuoF, which produces MLLYSHEPYRPRVVVGMGTCGIAAGAGEVMQALVDQGQARSLDWDLTYTSCLGMCHAEVNVEITLPDGPKIIYGNVKAKDVPALVEKHVLAGQPVMELAVAQEGPPQRLVPGIPHLSELPFFAKQSRGVLRRCGRINPDSIEEYLATDGYLALEKAIAELEPEDVIAEVKRSGLRGRGGGGFPTGMKWEFTRRAQGDKKYIVCNADEGDPGAFMDRSVLEGDPHAVLEGMIIAGYAIGADEGYIYVRAEYPLAVKRLRRAIAQAEEWGFLGENILGSGFNFVVHIKEVAGAFVCGEETALLASIEGERGMPRVRPPFPANKGLWGKPTNINNVETYANVPHLILMGGLNFASVGTPKSKGTKVFAITGKVKRTGLAEVPMGISMREIIFDIAGGIQNDKQFKAVQIGGPSGGCLPTDLLDLAVDYDSLIQAGAMMGSGGLVVMDETTCMVDVARFFLNFTTKESCGKCTPCREGTKRMLEILTRICQGQGRPEDIPTLERLAKVVKATALCGLGQTAPNPVLTTLRYFRHEYEAHVQEKRCPAQACTAFFIYAIDPQKCDGCTRCLRNCPSGAITGKVKEVHRIDPEKCTHCGTCVEKCRRGAIIKVDRIPSASLLKEGA